A part of Prolixibacteraceae bacterium genomic DNA contains:
- a CDS encoding efflux RND transporter periplasmic adaptor subunit, which translates to MIKRKVIVTTIGIIILLAFSMAFQAMLAGGKEEKKEAKVEESIRYVHAIPVKYAELSSPINSQGRVLSKNIVALSAEASGKLMSGKISLKKGARFKKSDKLYQIYDKEDQLALRASKSEFLTIVARMLPDIKIDFPNVYPTFHSFFDQITLDKDLPALPQQDIDSSSKFKTFLATRNFLNTYYRIKQNELRLKRFSGYAPFDGTFTSVNVEVGSFVNPGQQIAMMVDNSRLEIEVPLEAKYIQWVKRGMKVSIQTELGEDLGVGNITRISPFVDAGTQSLSVFVGINRYEMPNLFYGQYVRVVYQNFTVKHVMRLPRSSVFNHNQVFIVKDDLLIKKEVEIRKIEDKDILVSGLEEGAMVVDEPLVDARENTKVKLLNSATR; encoded by the coding sequence ATGATTAAGCGAAAAGTCATTGTAACCACTATTGGAATTATTATTTTACTTGCTTTTTCTATGGCCTTTCAAGCGATGCTTGCTGGAGGAAAGGAAGAGAAAAAGGAGGCGAAAGTAGAAGAGAGCATACGTTATGTTCATGCGATCCCTGTAAAGTATGCTGAGTTAAGTTCTCCCATTAATTCTCAGGGGAGAGTTTTATCTAAAAATATCGTAGCATTGAGCGCTGAGGCATCAGGGAAATTGATGTCAGGTAAGATCTCACTAAAGAAAGGGGCTCGATTTAAAAAGTCAGATAAACTATATCAGATCTATGATAAAGAAGATCAGTTGGCCTTGAGAGCATCGAAGAGTGAATTTCTTACTATTGTTGCGAGAATGTTACCTGATATTAAGATCGATTTTCCGAATGTCTACCCAACATTCCACTCTTTTTTCGATCAGATAACCTTGGATAAAGATCTTCCTGCACTACCTCAACAGGATATCGATTCAAGCAGTAAGTTTAAAACCTTTCTTGCAACACGTAATTTCTTGAATACCTACTATCGTATCAAACAGAATGAGCTAAGATTGAAACGCTTTTCAGGTTATGCTCCTTTTGATGGTACGTTCACTTCGGTGAATGTTGAAGTTGGGTCATTTGTAAACCCAGGACAACAGATCGCGATGATGGTAGATAACTCTCGACTGGAGATTGAAGTGCCATTAGAAGCGAAGTATATTCAGTGGGTAAAGAGAGGAATGAAAGTCTCTATCCAAACAGAGCTGGGTGAAGATTTAGGTGTGGGAAATATCACTAGGATATCACCATTTGTAGATGCAGGCACACAATCATTAAGTGTGTTCGTGGGAATTAACAGATATGAGATGCCAAATCTATTCTATGGGCAGTATGTACGTGTGGTATATCAGAACTTTACGGTAAAACATGTAATGCGTCTTCCTAGAAGTAGTGTATTCAACCACAATCAAGTTTTTATTGTAAAAGATGACCTCTTAATAAAGAAGGAGGTAGAGATCCGCAAGATTGAAGATAAAGATATTCTTGTTTCTGGTCTAGAAGAGGGTGCAATGGTAGTAGACGAACCATTGGTTGATGCAAGAGAAAATACGAAGGTTAAATTACTTAATTCTGCAACACGATGA